The Microcoleus sp. FACHB-831 DNA window TTCTCGTTGCGCTACTGGGGTAATGGTTTTGCCGCAATACCCCCCATCACCCTATTCAACTTTTGGATCGGATGAGGTGGGAAGAGAGCAAATTTTAGCTGTGATTACGCAGAAATTGCCGCCTATAGATTGGTTGAAAAAAAGTAAAGATGAGGCTTTGGAATTGGATCGAGATCATTTGTATGGACTGCTGGAATATGTGGAAGGGAATCGAGATTGTCAGGTTTTGTGGACGGAATATAGTGTGGTTTGAAAATGGGGGTTTTCAAACAATAATTTTGATGGAATATTGAGGTGACGGCAAAAATATCGGTTTTTGGCAAGAGTGCAAGATTCAAATTGGGAGGAAAACAATGGGATTAATTAATTGGTTGGGAAATTTGGCGACACAGGGACAAAAGTTTGCCGGGAAAATATCTTGGCGACAGCTAAACCTACAGGCGTTTACACTTTATCAGCAAGGTAAGTTCTATGAGGCAGCAGTAATTGCCGAACAAGCTTTAGATTTGGCATTCTCCCTTTACCAAGACGATCATCCTGATGTGGCAACCAGTTTGAGCAATTTGGCACTATTTTACAAATCCCAAGGCAAATTCAGCGAAGCGGAACCAAAATACCAAGAAGCACTGGCGATGAGACAACGCCTATTTGAGGGCGATCATCCTGATGTGGCAACCAGTTTGAACAATTTGGCAGGAATTTACGACTCCCAAGGCAAATTCAGCGAAGCTGAACTTCTGTTTCAACAAGCATTGGCGATGTGGCTGCGCCTGTTTCAGGGCGATCATCCTGATGTGGCAACCAGTTTGAACAATTTGGCAGCATTTTACGACTCCCAAGGCAAATTCAGCGAAGCGGAACCAAAATACCAAGAAGCACTGGCGATGTTGCAGCGCCTGTTTGAGGGCGATCATCCCAATGTGGCAACCAGTTTGAACAATCTGGCATCACTTTACCAATCCCAAGGGAGATACAGTGAAGCGGAACCAAAATACCAAGAAGCACTGGCGATGAGACAACGCCTATTTGAGGGCGATCATCCCAATGTGGCAACCAGTTTGAACAATCTGGCATCACTTTACCAATCCCAAGGGAGATACAGTGAAGCTGAACCCCTGTACCAACAAGCATTGGCGATGCTTCAGCGCCTGTTTAACGGCGATCATCCCGATGTGGCAACCAGTTTGAACAATTTGGCAGCATTTTACGAATCCCAAGGCAAATTCAGCGAAGCGGAACTTCTGTTTCAACAAGCACTGGCGATGCTTCAACGCCTATTTGAGGGCGATCATCCTGATGTGGCAACCAGTTTGAACAATTTAGCAGGAATTTACGACTCCCAAGGCAGATACACTGAAGCGGAACCCCTGTACCAACAAGCACTGGCGATGAGACAGTGCCTGTTTGAAGGCGATCATCCCGATGTGGCACAAAGTTTGAATAATTTGGCATCACTTTACGACTCCCAAGGCAGATACAGTAAAGCGGAACTTTTGTTCCAACAATCACTGGCGATGACACAGCGCCTATTTGAGGACGATCATCCCCAAGAGGCATCCATTTTGAACAATTTGGCAGGCTTATTAGCAGCTACCGATCGCCCTACGCAAGCGCTAGAACTGATACAGCAAGCAGCAGCAATGGAAGGGCGAATCATTCGCCGCCAGTTTGCTTACAGTTCCGAACGCGATCGCCTCACCTATCTTGATACGATCAGAACTACATTAGAAGGTTTACTCTCCCTCGTCTGGCGCTACCTTTCCGACTCCCCAGAAGCGGTGCAAATTGCCCTCGATGTAGTGCTGCAACGCAAGTCCCTCAGCGCTTCTGCGATCGCTGCTTTCAACTATGCTTTATATAGCGGACGCTATCCCCACTTGCAAGAAGAATTTACTCAACTGCGCCGCCTGCAAGCAGAACTCGTTCATCTTACCTTCGATCCACCCCTCCCCGATCCAAAAGTTCCCGTAGAAACATACCAATCTCTGCGAAAAGCGCAGCAAAAAAAGCTTGCCGAATTAGAAGCACAATGCCAACAATTAGAAAAGCAACTGGCATCCCAAGTCCCGGAAATTCAACTGCAAGAACAAGAATGCGATCGTCGCGCCGTCGCTTTGGAATTGCCGTCAGGTTCTACTTTAGTGGAATTTGTTCGCTTCAATCTATTTGATTTTACTGCCCCAGAAAAAACGCGATGGCAAACTGCCCAATATGTAGCGTTTATCTTACCTGCCCAACAACCAGATGCGGTGCAGATGATTAAATTAGGAAAAGCAGAACCAATTGATAAGTTAATTCGAGTTTTTCGAGAAGCATTTGTGAAATCTAGTAACTCGCTAGGCAATAGAAAAAAAACGAAAACTCCCGATGCAGATGTTGGGGAAAAACCGATTCAACAAATTTCCGATCCTAATGCAGATGTCGGGGAAAAACTGCGTCAACAAATATTCGATTCTATCCTTTCTGAATTAAGAACCCAGGTTTCGGAAGTTTCCAAACATTTCTTTATTGCACCCGATGGCAACTTAAACCTGCTACCGTTTCAGATATTACCGATGCCAGAAACGGACAAATTGCTCATGGATGAATACACTATTAGTTATCTGAGTGTCGGGCGAGATATCCTGCGGCGAAAAGTGGAAACAAACCGTCCTGTTTCTGATGCTTTGATTATCGCCAATCCAGATTTTAACTTATCCGTTAGTAGTAAGGACTTCAGTCATTCTTCTCCTCGTTCCCAGGTTCAACCTGGGAACGCATTCCGGGAGGTTCTACCTCCCCAATTATCAGCTTTAAGTTCTACTTTTGAAGCCGTACCGGAAACAGGTTTTTTAGGCGAAAGAGTTGCCGAAAAACTCGGCGTTAAACCCTATCTGCAACAGGAAGCTTTAGAACCTATTCTCACTAGCAGTAAATGTCCCCGCTTGTTGATGATTGCCACTCACGGTTACTTTGCCGAAGAAAATCAACCAGCTTATCTTAATTTAATTGCTCAACTCCTCAACTGTGCCGACGGTGAGGAACGAGAAATCTTACAAAAACACCCTCAATTGCTAGATGAAAAATTGCCGGAAATCATGGCAGATGTCACCACTTATCTAGCTGCCAACGATGACGAAAATAGCGCCAATTGGTTACGCAATTTCGCCAAGCAATTACCGGAAATCATCAATAAAATCAACCCGAATAATTCAGAAACACATCGCTTTACCACCACCCTAGTGGAAAACCCGATGATGCGTTCAGGGCTTGCCTTTGCGGGTGCCGAAACTTGGCTAAAAGGTGGCAAACTTCCGCCAGAAGCAGGCAAAGGTTTTCTGTTCGCCCAAGATATCATCAGTATCGACTTATGGGATAATGAGATCGCGATTTTAGTTGCCTGCGAAACTGCGATTGGTGATATCAAAAATGGTGAAGGCGTATTCGGTTTACGTCGCGCTTTTGCTGTCGCTGGAACGAAAACTTTGGTAATGAGTTTGTGGTCAGTTCCCGTCAAAGCAACCGTGCTACTAATGGAGCGATTTTTTGATAACTTGCAGGGCGGTTTAAGACGGGTTGATGCGTTACAAGAAGCGCAAAATTATATTCGCAGAATTACGATCGAAGAATTGCAACAATTTCCGCTCGGTTGTGAGGTAATCGATGAACTTTTGACATTAAAACTATTACCAAAAAATCAGCTATCTTGTCAAGAATTTAGACTGCTTGAACATCCATTTTTCTGGGGTGCTTGGGTTTGTCAGGGAGAGATAACAAATCAGGACTTACGCAGGCACACTACATATAGCGTGCCGAACAAGGGCGATCGCGTTTGATCTCATAAACAGCGATCGTCCGTACAGTTCAATAAATCACCAACTTTCCTGTTAAACAAATTAATCAATCTTATTCCGGGTATTACTCTGTGTTCTGTACCGCTATATTGACGGCGAACTAATTCGATTCTCTGACCGTATCTTTATTTTACCGCATAACAGCGGTTCCGACTAATTGCGGCGGGTTCTGTTATTTCTATTGCACCAGTGTTGCTAGTCTTTCTATTACTACAGCAGTACATCGTACCGACAGATGCGGGTAGCGGCGTCAAAGGTTAAAATTTTGCTTTATAGGCGATCAACTCTATGCCTGAGACTGATATTTCTAGCTTCTCCCATTTCTCAGCAGGCGGTTGTAGCTTGTTAAAAGCGGCTTGTGTAATTAAAACTTCTCCTCGTTGAGCCAAATCCTCACCCAGCTTCGAGGTTAAGTTTAACTCAGACCCGTATATATCCTCTTCTTCGACCATTAAAACTTCGCCATAGCCAATACCGATGCTGAGGTAGATGTCTTGCTCCTCTGGCAGCATGGTGTTTACAGCAGTTGTGCGTTTGAGCAAATCAAGTGCAGCGTCTACGGCGGGTGAAACATCAGGAAAAACAGCAAATATGTTGTCAGCTTCCTGTTTAATAATAGTACCGCCACATTCAGATATGGCGGGAGCGACAACGGCAGTCATCCGGTGGATCATAGCGAGAAAATGGATAATTCCATAACGGAGAGTCGTGCGCGAGAAGCCAGACATATCAAGCACCATGATGGCTTGGGTTTGGCTGAAAGTTTCCTGGATTTGTCGATCTATTTCTGAGTGGTTTTCGGGATGCTCGTTCCTTTGCTGAAGCAGACTGTTAAGGTAAGTTCGCGAGTTGTTGGTAGGATGCGCCATAGTATGTAGATCTTCTATTTGCAAGTCACTACTTTAGGATAAGCAATGCGTTGGTGATTGTACTGTTGCCATACTTGTACAAAAACTTCAGCAATAGTTGATAAGTCTTCTCGCGTTAGACCGCAATCTAGTAGTTGGTTGTCTTTCCAGCGGGCGCGGAGTATTTTATTAATGGTGGAGAGTGCTTGTTCGGGAGTAGCTTCCTTGAGCGATCGCAATGCTGCCTCACAAGCATCCGCCAGCATTACAACCCCAGTTTCTCGCGATTGAGGAATTGGCCCGTCGTAGCGGAACTCCTCCTGGCGCAGCTCTATAGTCGGGTCTTGCTGGGCTAGCTGTTGTGCTTGGTGATAGAAATAGGCAATCAATATCGTTCCCTGATGCTCTGGGATAAAAGCTCGAATTGCCTTGGGCAACCGATACTTGCGAGCCATCACCAGCCCTTCACTAACGTGCTTTTTGATAATCTCAGCACTCTTCCAAGGGTCATTAATCTCATCGTGCTTGTTCGGGCCACCCATCTGATTTTCAATAAATCCCAACGGGTCGTGCATTTTACCAATATCGTGGTATAGCGTACCTGCCCTAACAAGTTCCACATTGCAGCCCAACACGCGGGCGGCTGCTTCTGCAAGCGTAGCGACAAACAAAGTGTGCTGAAAAGTGCCGGGAGTTTCAGCAGCTAAACGTTTCAACAAGGGGCGGTTCGGGTTAGCCAATTCCGCTAAACGAATAGGCGTTACGAGGTCAAACAAGTGTTCTAGGTAAGGGCTAAGACCGAGGGCGACAATACTCCAAGCCAAACCAGAAAGACCGTATAAAGCGGCTTCTTGTAGCACCGTATACAACACTGCACCAGCAGATGCGCTGATAATAAGATTTGTAACTAAGAAAACGCCGCCCTGAGTTAAACCGACAGCGATGCCCAAGAGAGCGAGTTCTTCACGCGATCGCATTCTCGCAGACATCAAGCTAACCAAGGTAGCACCAGCAGCACCAGCAAGCAAATAATCCCAGCTGATTTCAAAGCCAATCGCTAATACCCCAGTCAGCAGCCCTACTACTGTCGCCCCTACAGGAAAACCGTAAAAGCTGCCTGCTAGCAGGCCAATTGCCGCCAAGTTAGTATAAAACACGCCCAAAGGCATTAGCAGGGGCGTACTCAAAGTTAGCAGCAACACCAAAAGTTGGTCGCGTTGGCGCAAGTGAGGGTTAAACCGTCGTTGCACGAAGCAGAAAACACCAACCCCGACGCACACCAAACTGCCAAACCCAACAATACCTCGCCAACTGATTCCCCTTTGGCTGAGTTTGAAATGTTCTAGGAGTATAAAATCTGCGCTGGTGATGATCTCACCTTCCCGGACGATCGGATCTCCTACCCGTATCGTCACCATTTCAGGCTTAACCGCTTGTGCTGCCTGTTCTGCGCGTCGTTTTGTTTGTTCTTTATCTTCGATTAAGTTGGGTTTTACGAGTTCTACCAACAGACTTGTTGCTATAGGTTCCGCATCCCTAGGAACCAAGGAACTTATATGAATTCTGACGGCTGGTTTTAAGATCTCAGGAGGCAATCCTGGGGGGATGCCTTGGCTAAGAATGCGAGTAGCCGCCTCGCGGACGCCCATTTGTGTAGAAATCCAGTCATTATTGGAGATATCTAGAAGCGAGGCGTCGAAGCGAGATTTTGATTTACCCTCTGCTTCAAGTGCGGCGCGGGCGATCGCGTAGCGTTGTCTGGCTGCTGTAATGCTGTCAATTAATTCTTGCCACTTTTGGGGAGAAGCCGTCTGACGGTAAGCTTTTAGTTCGGTAAGCGCTGGTGAGACAGATCCATTAAATACAGAGGAAATGCCAAGCAAGGAAGAATTAGTAAACAGGGATTCTTGATTTTGGTCGTTCGGAGGTTGCCCTTGTACGCCAGGAAGTGAGGTTGTTGGCGTCTCTTGCTTCTTGGGCGTTAGCTGTCCGTTCCTGGTGTTAGTTGCTGCTAACAGGGATAGCCACTCAGACTCAGAGGCGTTACGCAGATCGATCTGTGCCGCAGAAGACAACACTGTAGTGGGAACAACCGGAAAACCGCCAGCCATGTCGCGGATTTCGTCGCCATAACTGAGCGATCGCTCCACATCCTCGTACACTTGTTGAGTGACATCCTGATTCATCATCAAGACTGCTACAGCACCAGTTCGAGCGTCTTTCCTTTTTTCTTCAGTAGTTTTGAGATCCTCAACGCTGGCGTCCTTTGGTGCTTTGATGGTTTCAGGCGCAGTTTTCCCTACATCAAGCCTTGGTGGATTGTAAAAGCGATGCCCCATCGTACCTGTCAGGGACACCACTGCCAGCAGTAAAACAACTGGCGGACGCGAGGATCGGTGCTTGCTTGAGTTGGTCGGCGGGTTTGGCGTATAGTGCTGCCTAGCACGCGCTGGTAGATTGTCGTATACCCTGGATGGAAACAGCAAGCGAAGCGGCAGTTGGGGTAGCGATGCGGTAGCGCTTTTAGCGCTTTGTCGCCATTCCTCGAACTGCTGCGTCAATAAGTTCAGCATTTTCATTATCGAGTGGCTGCCGTTTCAGACGGCAGGAGCGATGGAAGCGAGAATCTTGCTGGCTGTAACTAGGCTTCTTATAATCAACGTCTCCTTAACGAACGGTAATTGCTTTCTGGACAATATATGGGGTTGCCGCACATGATTTAGGCAACGAGTCCAGATTTTACAGCGTCTACACCTTTGTCCGAAACACGAGAACTGAGTTGTAAAATTTTAACCTTTGTTCTCCGTGTTACTAAATCATCATCGGGGCTGAATTACGCGGGGAGCTGCAATAGCATAACTAGGATAAAATGCTTCAGATGTAGATGCGTCGCATACACCCGACCAAACGGCAAAGAGGCTGTCTGTAAGTTGAGGTGAAATGTATAATTGCTCTTGCGTATTGGCTGTAAGCCGCCATCCCAAGGGAATGCCAGCCGTACTGTTATATGCGCCAGACAGTGCGCCGACTAAGCCGCAGGTAATCTGAGGTAATGGTGCTGTACGGGCAGCCCTATTTATGCTGAGGCGGTAGTCTTCTGGAGTGCTTAGAAAGCAATAAAAGGCTAAGGCAATTGGGTAAGTTATTACAGATTGTTCCCGACGCAGAACGCTAAGAGCCATTTCCAAGCCAGCGCCTTGTTCTAATAATGCTTGCACTTGTTCAAGTAGCTGCACTAGAGGCGTATGGGAATCTTCCAGAAAGGCAATAGTTTTGGGAATCAGAGTTGCGGGGTTGAGTTTTTCTCGGAGGG harbors:
- a CDS encoding HDIG domain-containing metalloprotein, coding for MLNLLTQQFEEWRQSAKSATASLPQLPLRLLFPSRVYDNLPARARQHYTPNPPTNSSKHRSSRPPVVLLLAVVSLTGTMGHRFYNPPRLDVGKTAPETIKAPKDASVEDLKTTEEKRKDARTGAVAVLMMNQDVTQQVYEDVERSLSYGDEIRDMAGGFPVVPTTVLSSAAQIDLRNASESEWLSLLAATNTRNGQLTPKKQETPTTSLPGVQGQPPNDQNQESLFTNSSLLGISSVFNGSVSPALTELKAYRQTASPQKWQELIDSITAARQRYAIARAALEAEGKSKSRFDASLLDISNNDWISTQMGVREAATRILSQGIPPGLPPEILKPAVRIHISSLVPRDAEPIATSLLVELVKPNLIEDKEQTKRRAEQAAQAVKPEMVTIRVGDPIVREGEIITSADFILLEHFKLSQRGISWRGIVGFGSLVCVGVGVFCFVQRRFNPHLRQRDQLLVLLLTLSTPLLMPLGVFYTNLAAIGLLAGSFYGFPVGATVVGLLTGVLAIGFEISWDYLLAGAAGATLVSLMSARMRSREELALLGIAVGLTQGGVFLVTNLIISASAGAVLYTVLQEAALYGLSGLAWSIVALGLSPYLEHLFDLVTPIRLAELANPNRPLLKRLAAETPGTFQHTLFVATLAEAAARVLGCNVELVRAGTLYHDIGKMHDPLGFIENQMGGPNKHDEINDPWKSAEIIKKHVSEGLVMARKYRLPKAIRAFIPEHQGTILIAYFYHQAQQLAQQDPTIELRQEEFRYDGPIPQSRETGVVMLADACEAALRSLKEATPEQALSTINKILRARWKDNQLLDCGLTREDLSTIAEVFVQVWQQYNHQRIAYPKVVTCK
- a CDS encoding adenylate/guanylate cyclase domain-containing protein, coding for MAHPTNNSRTYLNSLLQQRNEHPENHSEIDRQIQETFSQTQAIMVLDMSGFSRTTLRYGIIHFLAMIHRMTAVVAPAISECGGTIIKQEADNIFAVFPDVSPAVDAALDLLKRTTAVNTMLPEEQDIYLSIGIGYGEVLMVEEEDIYGSELNLTSKLGEDLAQRGEVLITQAAFNKLQPPAEKWEKLEISVSGIELIAYKAKF
- a CDS encoding ADP-ribosylglycohydrolase family protein is translated as MRYSLLSRFQGTLLGATLGSSLSGGQGQHQQPSIWGKIAVLGVQSLIKLGRFDREDWRRITKEAAEREAIASTPESIIATLPLALFSHEYKAKLRQNLFQVASLWEYDAELSDAALAIGYAIAQSLREKLNPATLIPKTIAFLEDSHTPLVQLLEQVQALLEQGAGLEMALSVLRREQSVITYPIALAFYCFLSTPEDYRLSINRAARTAPLPQITCGLVGALSGAYNSTAGIPLGWRLTANTQEQLYISPQLTDSLFAVWSGVCDASTSEAFYPSYAIAAPRVIQPR
- a CDS encoding CHAT domain-containing protein, producing the protein MGLINWLGNLATQGQKFAGKISWRQLNLQAFTLYQQGKFYEAAVIAEQALDLAFSLYQDDHPDVATSLSNLALFYKSQGKFSEAEPKYQEALAMRQRLFEGDHPDVATSLNNLAGIYDSQGKFSEAELLFQQALAMWLRLFQGDHPDVATSLNNLAAFYDSQGKFSEAEPKYQEALAMLQRLFEGDHPNVATSLNNLASLYQSQGRYSEAEPKYQEALAMRQRLFEGDHPNVATSLNNLASLYQSQGRYSEAEPLYQQALAMLQRLFNGDHPDVATSLNNLAAFYESQGKFSEAELLFQQALAMLQRLFEGDHPDVATSLNNLAGIYDSQGRYTEAEPLYQQALAMRQCLFEGDHPDVAQSLNNLASLYDSQGRYSKAELLFQQSLAMTQRLFEDDHPQEASILNNLAGLLAATDRPTQALELIQQAAAMEGRIIRRQFAYSSERDRLTYLDTIRTTLEGLLSLVWRYLSDSPEAVQIALDVVLQRKSLSASAIAAFNYALYSGRYPHLQEEFTQLRRLQAELVHLTFDPPLPDPKVPVETYQSLRKAQQKKLAELEAQCQQLEKQLASQVPEIQLQEQECDRRAVALELPSGSTLVEFVRFNLFDFTAPEKTRWQTAQYVAFILPAQQPDAVQMIKLGKAEPIDKLIRVFREAFVKSSNSLGNRKKTKTPDADVGEKPIQQISDPNADVGEKLRQQIFDSILSELRTQVSEVSKHFFIAPDGNLNLLPFQILPMPETDKLLMDEYTISYLSVGRDILRRKVETNRPVSDALIIANPDFNLSVSSKDFSHSSPRSQVQPGNAFREVLPPQLSALSSTFEAVPETGFLGERVAEKLGVKPYLQQEALEPILTSSKCPRLLMIATHGYFAEENQPAYLNLIAQLLNCADGEEREILQKHPQLLDEKLPEIMADVTTYLAANDDENSANWLRNFAKQLPEIINKINPNNSETHRFTTTLVENPMMRSGLAFAGAETWLKGGKLPPEAGKGFLFAQDIISIDLWDNEIAILVACETAIGDIKNGEGVFGLRRAFAVAGTKTLVMSLWSVPVKATVLLMERFFDNLQGGLRRVDALQEAQNYIRRITIEELQQFPLGCEVIDELLTLKLLPKNQLSCQEFRLLEHPFFWGAWVCQGEITNQDLRRHTTYSVPNKGDRV